The DNA window TCCGCGTTCCCGCTGATAGAGGTCGAGGTAGTACTCGCCGTCGAGCTTGGTCACCGCATACGGGCTCTTCGGCTCGGGCAGCATGGTCTCGAGTTTGGGAACCGTCGGGTTGTCGCCGTAGACGGCGGCTGACGATGCGAACACGAGCTTGCGGGCACCGGTTGCCGCGGCCGCATCGAGCACGTTGAGGAGGCCCTTGACGTTGATGTCGACGCACTCGCCCGGCATTTCCATCGACTCCGGCACGCTGACCAGAGCGGCCATGTGGAAGACGAGATCGACACCTTCCGCAGCCTCGCGGACGGCATCGGGATCGGTGATCGATCCTTCGATGAACCGGTGCTCCAGTCCGTCGAGATTGCGGCTGTAGCCCGTGCGGAGATTGTCCAGCACGCGGATTTCGTCCGCTTTCCCTTGGTAGTGTTCGACGATGTGGGAGCCGATGAAGCCGGCTCCGCCAGTGACGAGAATCTTCATGAAACGTATCGGGCCGGTCAGACCATGTTGGCGACCTTGCCGGAGACAGTCTGGACCATGTCCTCCATCTGCGGAAGCTTGGCTTCGATCGCTTTCAGGAACGCGAACTGGGCGCGGCAGCGGTCGAGGTTGTGACCCGGGCGCTTGGTCTTGAAGTAGACATCGCCCTCGAGGAAGTCGGTCAGGAATCGGATGCCGCACTCAAGCGTCAGCAGCTTGCCGGAGAATGCGAGATGGTCGACTTCGGTCTGGTTGAGGAAGCTCGAAGCGGAACTCAGATAGCCGCGCAGCAGCGCCTCGAAGCGGTCGAGTCGAAGCCCGATCCGCGAAACATCCACCTCGTCCTCACGGGTCGTCGGGCAGGCGGTCCGCACCATGTCGCCGAAGTCGTAGAGCACCGAGCCGGGCATCGTGGTGTCCAGGTCGATCACGCACACGCCTTCCGATGTCACATCGTCGAGCAGCACGTTGTTGAGCTTGGTGTCGTTGTGGGTCACCCGTTCCGGCACTTCGCCACTCTCGATCAGATCGGTCACGCGGCGCGTGTCGTCCTCGCGGGCGAAGGCAACCTCGATCTCCGCCTTGGCCGCCTCCCGACGCTGGGGGTCGGCTTTGGCGATCGCCTGTTCGAGTGCTTCGAGGCGCTTCGGGGTGTGGTGGAAATTCGGGATCGTTTCGAGGAGTCGCTCGCCGGGCAGGTCGGCCGCCAGCTTCTGGAATTCTCCGAATGCCTTGGCCGCCTCTTCGGCCTGCTTCTCGGACTGGATTTCATCGTAGCCGCGGGCGCGCTCGATGAAGGGATAGGTGCGCCAGCAGTTGCCTTCGGGGTCGATCGCCCAAGCGTGGCCGTCGACCGAGGGAATCGTCGTCAGAGTGCGGCGTCGCGCTTCGGGGTGGCCTTGTTCGACGAGCCGCTCGAGCGCGTGCCGGGTGACCCGCTCGATGTTCCGCATCAGGGCCACCGGGTCCTTGAAGACCTTGTGGTTGATCCTTTGGTGGATGTAGCGGATGCGATGGCCCGCAAGATCATACCACGCGCAGTAGGTGTCGTTGATGTGGCCCGAGCCGTAAGGGTAGGCGTGGACGAAATCGGCCCTCATGTCGAACAGAGGAGCGATGCGGCTCAGATCGTGCATGGGTCCAAGATTGGCTCTAAGGCGCCTCATTTACAGAAAAAAATGATTAATGGTTCCGGATTTTGCGGCACCGATCTTGCGGTTTTGCGGCGGCCGGGGCGTGAATTGGTTTGAACTGGCTCGCGCGACATCCAAGTTTGGGGCCGTGTTTGCCCGGGGGGTTCGAGATCTGGTCAAGAAGCAGTGGGTTCGGATCGTTGACGAACTGAAGCTGTCCGGCGGCTTGCCGGTGCCGGAACTCCAGCGGCGGCTGGGCGGCAGCTACATGGGGATCAAGGACCAGTGCGAGGCCTTGCGGAAACGCGGCTATCTCGAAACCTGGCGGATTCCGCGGAAGGGGATCGGTCGTCCGGAAATCATGTATCGGCTGACCGAGAAAGCGTCCTGCCTGTTCCCGGATGCCGGCGGCGGCCTGTCGGTCGCCTTGCTCGACGCGGCCCGGCATCTGTTCGGTGATACCGCACCCGAGCGGATGCTGCTGCAGCACTTCCAGAAGCTTCGCGAAGACTGGCAGCCGAAGATTTCGAAAGCCAAGTCGCTGGTGGAAAAAGCCACCCTGCTGTCGGCGCTGCGCGAGAAGGAAGGATGCTTCGGGCGCTGCAAGTATGACCCGGACCAAGGATTCCGGATCGAGGAATACCACCACCCGCTGCAGCCGATTTTCGATCTCTACCCGAATGCCATCCAGTTCGAGCTCCGGATGATGGAGGAATTGCTGGGGTCGAAGGTGATTCGTCGAGAGGTTCCGGGAGGTAGGGGCGGTCCGGCTCGGGTCGACTACGAGGTCGCGACTCTCGGCGTGAGAGCGGATTGAGAGGAATGAATAAACGATCAGGTTGCGGTGTCGTAGCTGCAACCCCACCATTGATCGTTATGAAAACGCCTCTGTTCCTTCTGCCGGCCCTCTTTCTCGTTTCCTGCGAGCCGCCCGCCGAGAAAGGTGCGGATCCCCGAAAGCAGCAGGAATTGGAGCAACTTGAGGCGGCGAAGGCGGCAGCCGAGGCCGAGCGACTGAAGCTGGAAGAAGAGACCGCGCGTCTCGCCGCCGAGCGGGATGCCTTGGAGCAGCGACTCAGGGACGAACGCGAAGCGAGAGAAAGGGCCGAGCTCGAGGCGCGGGAACAGGAGGCCGCCGAGGCGATGGCGGAGGCCGAACGCAGGCAGCAGGAGCTGGCGCTGCGCGAGGCGGAACTCCGCGATCAGGAAATGAGGGTGGTGGATCGCGAGACCGATGTCGCCAATCGGGAGGCGGAACTGAGCGATCGCGAAATGGAACTCGCGGGTCGCGAGGTGATCGATGACTGGACGGATCCGGAGCCGGAGGAGTTCCGCCAGCCGGTCGCCGACTACGGACTTTTCTATGACGGCCTCGATAGCCACGGAAGCTGGTTCGACACCCCGGATTACGGCTACATTTTCCAGCCGACGGTGGTCGTTCAGGATCGCTCGTGGCGGCCATACACCCACGGACGCTGGATCTGCACCAACCTCGGGTGGACGTGGGCGTCGGACGAACCCTTCGGTTGGGCGACCTATCACTACGGTCGATGGGTATTGCTGGCCGGTCGCGGCTGGTGCTGGGTGCCTGGAGGCGAGTGGGCGCCCGCGTGGGTGGCCTGGCGTCACGGCGGTGGCCACGTCGGATGGGCTCCCTTGCCGCCGGAAACGCTCTGCGCGACCGGTCGGGGTTGGGGTGTCAGTGTCGAAGTCGACTTCGGCATCGGCGACGATTGGTTTTGCTACGTGATGGAACGCCACATGGCGGAGCCGATCTGGAAGCACTGCTTGCCGGCCGGTCGGAACTTTGCGCTCCGGCGGGTGTCGGATCCGTGCACGAATCTTCACTACGCGGGGAAACGTCTTGTCGTGGGAGGTCCGTCGTATCGCGACATACTGCCGAAAGTGAAGGTGCCGTGGCCGGTGCGCCAGCTGGACTGCGATCCTCTGGTCGGTCTGGGTTCGGCGGCCAACCGTCGCGGACGGGAAGTCGGAAACCGCTGGAAGGTTTTCACTCCGAATCTCGATGCTCCGTGGAATCCGGGAGTCCGTCCGGGTCATCTCGCGGGCAAGTTCGACAGGGTCGAGGTCGTGCGGGGCCCCGGAGGTGTGGCCTCGCAATGGGCCGACAAGTACCGCGAGATGCGCCAGAACCAGCAGGTCGCGGTCAAGTCGTGGGCGGCAAAGGTCAAGGAGCAGCGCGCGACCAAACTGGAGGAGAACCGGCAGGAGGTTGCGGTGGCGCAGAAGCGATGGGAGCCGACCCGCAAGCCGGCGCGT is part of the Haloferula helveola genome and encodes:
- a CDS encoding NAD-dependent epimerase/dehydratase family protein, which gives rise to MKILVTGGAGFIGSHIVEHYQGKADEIRVLDNLRTGYSRNLDGLEHRFIEGSITDPDAVREAAEGVDLVFHMAALVSVPESMEMPGECVDINVKGLLNVLDAAAATGARKLVFASSAAVYGDNPTVPKLETMLPEPKSPYAVTKLDGEYYLDLYQRERGLEAAAIRFFNVFGPRQDPQGAYAAAVPIFIEKALAGEDITVFGDGGQTRDFIFVKDIVGALSFAAETPGVTGVFNAGYGGQITINDLASKIIEAAGSASKVVHAPERPGDVRHSRASADRLLGAGWQPRHDLEDALADTLDYFRGKAGAPA
- a CDS encoding DUF6600 domain-containing protein, which gives rise to MKTPLFLLPALFLVSCEPPAEKGADPRKQQELEQLEAAKAAAEAERLKLEEETARLAAERDALEQRLRDEREARERAELEAREQEAAEAMAEAERRQQELALREAELRDQEMRVVDRETDVANREAELSDREMELAGREVIDDWTDPEPEEFRQPVADYGLFYDGLDSHGSWFDTPDYGYIFQPTVVVQDRSWRPYTHGRWICTNLGWTWASDEPFGWATYHYGRWVLLAGRGWCWVPGGEWAPAWVAWRHGGGHVGWAPLPPETLCATGRGWGVSVEVDFGIGDDWFCYVMERHMAEPIWKHCLPAGRNFALRRVSDPCTNLHYAGKRLVVGGPSYRDILPKVKVPWPVRQLDCDPLVGLGSAANRRGREVGNRWKVFTPNLDAPWNPGVRPGHLAGKFDRVEVVRGPGGVASQWADKYREMRQNQQVAVKSWAAKVKEQRATKLEENRQEVAVAQKRWEPTRKPARKPSGKPSMQVPVGGKPAKPSNQPVGKPDLPPGVRPMTSQEKLLETIRERQRQQKPGGVTRNEPKEPEVAPSVPVKPEQPKPVERTRPMTPQEKLAEALRERNRTARDTTVGKGGSTNDAAEKARMERERQAAEAAEQAKNEEKKRATAAERMREAQQKLRDQQEAMRRAAAERAEQQKRRAEEQRQANEAQKRAAEQEAARRRAAEEAAKQRDEMAKRQQEAAEQRAREERARQEEANRRAQEEASRRAQEEANRRAQEERSRKAEEQRNRQQERMREAQEKMREAQERMREKLKRNK
- a CDS encoding aminoglycoside phosphotransferase family protein, which produces MHDLSRIAPLFDMRADFVHAYPYGSGHINDTYCAWYDLAGHRIRYIHQRINHKVFKDPVALMRNIERVTRHALERLVEQGHPEARRRTLTTIPSVDGHAWAIDPEGNCWRTYPFIERARGYDEIQSEKQAEEAAKAFGEFQKLAADLPGERLLETIPNFHHTPKRLEALEQAIAKADPQRREAAKAEIEVAFAREDDTRRVTDLIESGEVPERVTHNDTKLNNVLLDDVTSEGVCVIDLDTTMPGSVLYDFGDMVRTACPTTREDEVDVSRIGLRLDRFEALLRGYLSSASSFLNQTEVDHLAFSGKLLTLECGIRFLTDFLEGDVYFKTKRPGHNLDRCRAQFAFLKAIEAKLPQMEDMVQTVSGKVANMV